A segment of the Elaeis guineensis isolate ETL-2024a chromosome 6, EG11, whole genome shotgun sequence genome:
TAAGCGCAAGAGGGTCCGTAGTCCTCCTGGATACCGGTAGGTGGGAAGAGGTGTTGCTCGGCGGAGATGAGGTATCTTATAGAGGTGGAGAAGGGAAGGGAGGCCGCCGACGGCCGGCCCTCCGTTGGCTCTACCTACCGGAGCGTCTTTGCCAAGGACGGCTTCCCGCCGCCCGTTCCCGGCCTCGACTGTTGCTGGGATGTCTTCCGGTATTTTAGCAACTATCGTagtttatattcttttttttttttttttttcttttatccttCGAAGTCTCTACCTTAATTTCGTCTCCGATGGTCATAAATCTTGCTGATCAAGAACCCCGATTCTtctgttttctttcttttgttgtcGATTTTTTTGTCGGATCTTGTTTTTTTTCTTGTTCCTCCTCTGTTTCTCTGGAACGGTTCCATCTTTTTTGAGCAGTTCTTCTTGTAAACAGTTTATATTAAACAAATTCTTTAAATTGTTGATGCTGCGGTCATCAGATCAGGATTTTTTCAAGTCAAATCTTGTCGTTCTTTGTTTTCCCTCTTTTTCTGAACAATATGTTGCAATCTGTGACTCAGTATGAGTGTCGAGAGGTTCCCTGACAACCCAATGCTCGGCCGTCGTGAAATTGTTGATGGGAAGGTGAGTCATCCCTTGATGTTATCATTAATGCTCGATATTTATTTCTTTTTGACTTTTTGTTCGATTGATTCCCTtgtatcctcttttttttttttcagcccGGTAAATATGTCTGGATGACCTACAAAGAAGTATATGACATCGTGACGAAAGTAGGGGCTTCGATACGGAGTCTTGGAGTTGAGCAGGTAAAACTAAGATGCATGTTGTTTAGTTCAGTGGATGTTTAGTTAGGTGTCCAGAACATAGATATTATGATCTTTTAAAAACATAAACGATTTGAACGAGCACATGGGTTGGTTTGTTTTCATGCTTGACCAAAAATCATGCTGCTTTCCCCGTTGGCCGTTCAGGAAAGGAATTATGTGTTATTTGATATTCCAATTTATCTGGGACATGGATGGGGTTATGTATGCAGGGAACGTAGAGTGATGGAATATTGGGATTATTGTTTGTCACCTAATGTGAAATTTCAGCCATAAATTAATACTGGTGAAATTCCCTCTTTATGTATCTGAGATATTGAGACTTCAATTATGTTCATAGTATGGTTGAGAAAAAGTTATCTACCCTTTCCGGTCATTAAATCTTCATGTCCACACCCCCCGCATTGTATTTTTCCTGAGTTCTAAAGTTTTTGTGGTGTCAACCTATTTTTATGTTTAAAGTTCACTGATTTAGTCCAATAGTGAAATTCTGAGTCTTTGCAAATCCCAGGAGTGGACCGACTAACTGggtatttcttttttttgctttcaTTTCAACAGTTGTCAAAGATATCAGTAAAAACATGTTTGTGTTGATCAATTCTGGAATTAATcagttgatctttttttttttttttgctccttGACAGGGTGGCCGTTGTGGTATCTATGGTTCTAACTGTCCTGAGTGGGTCATCAGTATGGAGGTACAATGTACTTTACATTCATTCCTCTTATTCTAAAGCTTTTTAAGAAAGCCTTGGATCCTTTTAATTTAACCACCAATACCGAACATCAGGCTTCATGTTCGTTAACCattattttgcaaaaaaaataatatttctattgAATCTTGagtattttaattgccatttcaACAAATGAATTAATTCTGTGTCCCTTTGTAGTTTTTGTTGTAAACAGAAATATTCCTTATTTCCTTACATGTGTTGTAgtgattacttttttttttttcccttatgTATCTGTATGGCCTCTGCAGGCTTGCAATGCTCATGGGATCTATTGTGTTCCCTTATATGATACTCTTGGTATGTAGCCGTCTCTTTCTTTAGTTGATTTTTCGTTAATATACTAAAACAATTATTTTGAAAACATAATTACATCCAGCCAACATGATTCAGCAATTTTGTGATGAGGTTGCATGCACTTCTTCTTGTGACAGGATGCATGCTAACCAGTCACAATAGTTTAAGTGCCTTTTACCCTGGATTATGACAGTGGGCGGGAACTAGTTATAGAATCTAAATTCATGCAATCTTTTCGTGATTAATGCTGTACACCAGCTCGTGTTGCTTGTCTTGGCTGTAGGTGCTGGAGCAGTAGAATTCATTTTATGTCATGCAGAGGTTCGGATTGCTTTTGCAGAAGAGAAAAAGATTGGAGAGGTAACCTATGTTCAAAGTTTGGTTATGAAATGTCAGCTTTGCATGCATCACTTAGATAATAATATTCTTTTGACTGAGGAATTTTGGATTATAACTACTCTGGGAACACAAAAATATGCATACTGATAGTCAGAATGGTACAATGAAATCCTTAACATAACATGGAAGCATATTGGGCTAAGGCATTTTAACTCTGGTTTAAATTGTCAGTTTCATTTACCCTGAATCCATACAAGTATCACTAGTCTCATAACTATCATCTATATGACCCTTACAGCTGTATCTGAGTGCTCTATTTGGGACTGGTTATCAGTTTGACGCTGAGCATTTTGCCTGTGTATGAACATTGACACAGTTCCCGATATCTAAACTTGTCATCTTCCTTATTTATTTAGACATTTTCCAAGTTTTGTATGATTCGAAGATTTGCTCCCTAGTTGGGTAAACTCAAGTTTTGTGGCCTCCCTCTGCCTCAAGTTTCATGTCAGGCCCTTCTCTTATTTAAACTTCGGTAACACAGAATTTTGTATACAAAAAAGTTGGAATAGTACAAAGAAGTCCATAACTTTGAACTTTGAAGCATATTGGCCTAAGGCATTTTAACTCTGGTTAAAATGATCAGTGTAATTTACCTTGAATCCATATAAATAACACTAGTCTCATAACTATTGTCTATACCAGCCTTCCACCTGTATCTGAGTGCTCTATTTGGGATTGGTTTTCAGTTTGACACCGACCATTTTATATGTCTCTCAACATTAACACCATTCCCAATATTTGACCTTGTCATTATCCTTATTCATTTAGACATTTTCCAAGTTTGGGATGTTTCAAAGAGTTGCACCCTAGCTGAATAAACTCAATTTTTGACTTATAAGGTAGGTGTCCCTGTGCCTAAGGTTTCATGACAGACCCCTCTCTAATCTAAACTTCTTTGCTAGGATTCTGGCCCCATTTTACTGGCTAGTGGTTGTTAAAATCTACTCAATTTTTTGATTGAACCTCATCATTGACTTCTTCTTCATAGTTAACCTCATTTAAATTGAAAAGGTTTAGATCATAACAATGAAGATATCTATGGATGCATATTCACAGTCACTGTTCATTTACAAAACAGTTCTCGTGGAATTTGTAGGGGAATAATTAATTCACATTGTTGAAAACTTGACTTTATCAATGGTTTGTCTTGTACTGGATTTGCTGGAAGTTAAAAAAACCGGCATTTGATTTTATCTATTATATtgcacagttttatttttatagtGTATATTGATGTTCTTTTACCAATTTTTGGTGAATGATTCAATTTGCCAGGTGTTGAAAACCCTTCCTCGTTCATCAAAATTCTTAAAAAGTAagttcttgtaatttctctacaTTTCAACTTTAGTGGTTTCTGCATTCCTTTATGCTATGTTTATACAATCATTTCACATTGCAGCAATTGTGAGTTTTGGCAAGGTTACCCCTGAACAAAGAGATGAGGTTGAAAAGTCTGGTTTGGCTATATATTCGTGGGATGAATTTTTGCTCTTGGTAGGCTGTTTTCATTGTTAAGATTCCTTACATGTTGTGAATGATTCTTGGGATCTGGAAAGTACCTTACTTTTAGTTCTTGTGTGAAATATTTAGTATTTGCATCAATTATGATATGTCCATCTTGCCATTCTGCTCAGCATCCAGTTACTAATGTAAAATTACACAAGGAGCTTAGCTATTTTTTTGCACATGTATGCATGCTAATAGCTTTaactattaaaagaaaaaaaatcagcacTCAGAAAAGTAAATCTTTGGAAGAACCTCCTTGTGAATAAAATCAAATGGATAATTACTGTGGCTTCTTTTTATGTCagaataaaatatctttttctctATATAAGTTATGTGTTTATGACTGTTAATCTTTTATATACAGATAGTCACAGTATGATGTTTGACTAGAGTGAACCTTAGTACATTATTAAACAACCTTATCTAATCCTGAATGACTACATTTTTCCACCTATATTGAAATATGGTGACAGGTTATTCATAATAAAGCCGTGAAAAGAGTGACAGAGACAAGCAAAGGTAACAGGATGATCAGTAGAATTTGTTGCTCAGTGCTGAACTACGAATAGTGAGATTTAACTAGAACTTATTGCTAGGAAATACAGGATGAGAATCCTATTCATGTACATGTTTTTATTTTCAGACACATTCAGCAACTGCTCATATTTTTTCCTTCTTATGCTGTAGGAAACATCAAGAATTTAATGAATATAACTGGTTAGGGGGATTTTGAGGGAATTAGAGAAGCAGCTGGTCATTGCAAGATAGAAAATTGAACAAAATTGGTCGAGGAGGTGGAACATGATGTTTCTAAAAAAGatgggaagaaagaagaaacatgaTGAATATCAGACACTGGACTATGACTATTGATATTTATGTGCCTTTAGCTGTGTTGTGCTGTATCAATTTTTAACTTCTCATGTGAAattaatgactcttttggcaataaatgttttatttttttggtgttTACAATTTTGTGTGGTATGTATATTGCAGATGATGCTTATTAACACTCATGACTTATTCTCTGGATCATTCCTCTTTTGTTtctttatcatttatcatattctAACATGTAGGACATGGTAGTAATACAGGCGTATCTCCGCCATTGGTTTTGGATACTCTAGTTGCATCCTAATCATAAATATACTCATGTTTCACTTGGCAGTATTGATATATATAAAATGAAATGTGCAATTAACCTTTTTTATGTGTTGTGTAACAAGTGGATCCGCCTTGCTAAACAAAACTGTCTGTGTTTTCTGTCCAGTTTCATTTGCCCAAAATGtacatcaacttttttttttttggttttattgAAGTCTGTTCTTTTCACTATTATTCAAGAAGACATTCATCATGGAACTCTagaaatttctttctttctttttctttaaactttgGTGTTGTTATGTACAGGGAAgtaatcaaaaatatgatattccaACGAAGAAGAAAACTGATATATGTACTATAATGTACACCAGTGGAACAACTGGTGATCCTAAGGGTGTGATGATTTCGAATGATAGCATTGTGACTCTTATTGCTGGTGTTGATAGGCTGCTTTATAGTGTGAATGAACAGGTAAGTCCATTTTTCCTTGTTTTTGTTACCAAGTTGTTTTGGTGGAAGTCCTTGTACAAGTGAAACCCCAAGCTGGGTGGCCTTTTTCATATCTTGTTTTTACCGATTACTGACAAGTTACTGTTATGGTACTTGATATATTATTGGTTTAACATCTCTTCCCTCCTAAATTTGGCTTGCTTGATTTTGCAATTATTTCAGTTGCATGAACGTGATGTTTATTTATCTTATCTACCCCTTGCACATATCTTTGACCGAGTGATTGAAGAGTTGTTCATCTTCCATGGGGCCTCAATTGGATTTTGGCGTGGGGTGAGCCATTTAACATAAGATATCATTCTTATCTAATTAGAACACCTTAGTTACAGGTTTTATTTTCAGGATGCCAAACTGTTAGTTGAAGACATTGGGGTATTAAAGCCAACTATCTTCTGTGCTGTTCCACGAGTCTTGGATCGCATTTATTCAGGTAGCATTTGCATTGGAAGTATTTGAGCCTGTTGCAGTTTGTCTATGTGCTAACCTAATAATATTCTTAATTAAATTCTTATGCACATTGTAATATTTGTTTCAACTTTTATCATAAAATGATATGACTCTCATGCATATTCCATAGCTTCTTGCCATGTTACCTGTGCATTTTGACATGCCTGACACTTAAACATGGATATTGGCATGACTGCAGGACATGGTTCCATAAGAGAAGATTTAAAAGGATACAATGCTTAGCCTCAAATCCACACCTGACACATGAATCAAAGTCCATGTAACATAGGCTTCTTGACCAATCTATATGTCAAAATGTAGTTCAAGTGAAGTGTACTTTTAAGTGTTTGGAATAGTGAAATCCTTAGACTAGAGAAGACAACCATTTTAAACCTTCCCAGGCCACAGATTGAAACCCTGCCAAGCAAATCTATTTGGCCTTGGCTGCTGATTTGGTGGCCAGTCAATCATCCATTGATGGACATTGGTGTGGGTCTGCATGCAGCAGCTTCAGCCAATATATGGCCGGTCCAATAGCCAAGGATAAGGAGCTAGAGAGATTTAAAAGGATAAGTTAACTCTTTCgcttgtgatgatcctatttatcaAGCCTAAGAGAGTTGGTGATTGTAGGTGTTTTTGCGCAAACCACAAGATTTAATAGGGTTAGCACACAAAATTAAAGTATTAAAGTTTAGGGTCATGCAATAACATAATGCTCTTTACTTATGTAATAGACCAGATTTGCTTATCTTTCCTAGTTCAAGCTGCTCACCCCTATCAGAACCAACATATTGCAGCAACGTCATGGGAACATTGCATGTTTATTCTAGTAGGTTTCTCCATTTTTCTGTGTTGGCACGTAGTTTAAGTAGCTATTGCCTTTACATTTTCTAGATATGGATATTCATCCTTCTTGTAAGAGATCCTATTGTACCATTTCTCAGGACTACAAGCGAAGATTTCTGCAGGAGGTTTCCTGAAGAGCATGTTATTTAATCTTGCTTACAAATAGTAAGTTTTCTTCAATTTCTGGTTTCCAAATCATGATATTTTACTCTATTatgatatatgcatatgtataacaTTCACTTTATGTTTTTATTgcacacttttaccttcttcctGCTGTATTTCTCCAAAGTTTGTTGCATCAAGTATCTTCTTGCTCCTTTTTCCCCTTTGTTTTATGGCAATGGGTCTATGTTTCATGGGACATTTGTTTCTTGAGAGGTTATTACATGTAACATGTCATAAAGCTGCAAGTCAGTGCTGTACATTTTTAAGTTTATCGGCTTAATTTGTCTCTTCATTGCTGACGTCAATATTCATGCACGAGTTGGGATTTCGCAGCAAATTTTATAACATGACGAAAGGAAGTAAGCATGAGGAGGCAGCtgcaatttttgataaaatagtttTTAATAAGGTGATTTAAGAAAATTAGAAGCATATTTACTTCAAAATCTGTATGTTCTGCACGGTGGTCCTtttatgccccttctcttctttgTAATTTTGGATCCCTAATCTATTTAGGTAAAAGATGGACTTGGCGGGAGAGTACGGCTTATTTTATCTGGAGCAGCTCCTCTAGCTATCCATGTGGAAGAATTTTTAAGGGTGGTGACATGTGCCCATGTTCTACAAGGCTATGGTATATGACTTTTGCAGAATTAACTATTTTCCTGTATTCATAACAGAAATTAGAAAATGGTTGTTTAaccttttcatcactgaattgtaGTGAGATGACTTTACAAGCGGCAAGATAGATGTCTGCTCCTTAAATTAACTTTATTCTGTCACTTGAGAATTATCTTGTTCTGCCTTTGCATTGACTGCTCCTCTTTAACATGTACTGGAAAGCAAATTTCTTAGATGTTTGAGTTTTTTTATTGTGTATTTGACCAACATAAAGTTTTGGCCTTCCAGTGTGTATGTGTTTTTTAGCTGTTGCGCTAGCCAGTTATCTGTATTCTTTACCTTTCTTACCCAAAATATAATAACTTAAATCTCATGCTAAATGCCCAGAGCCTTGAGTCATATTTTGGTAAATTAAACATCTTATTGTCTGATTTTCATCTAGATTTCGCTTAAAAATTTTACAAATGGATGGTTGACCTTAATCTACACCTTTATCTCATCTTACCTCATGCATTTGCAACTGGGAGATCTCCAATAACGTTACATAGTTTAAGACAGCAAGGAGTAATCCTCCAAGGTTCCCAAGGACATGGAAATACGTCATATGAAGAAGTGATCTGCTGATATGAGgcatcttttcttttatatatatatatataaaagaaagaaaaacaatatCCACAAATTGGGCATGCAAATTTGATATCCTGAAACATGTGAAAGCTCTAAGAATCTGTGGAAATATGTGCATGAGGATCATATGAGACATAAGACATAAAAGTTAGTTAACTAGATATTGCAATATAtagcctgatcaatttattagcagGAAAGCAGCAGATAGGTGCAATTTAGTAGTTCTAACAAAATAATCACCTTCATTTTGATGTTAGTCCAccttattattatatttctaaaatttctgCATTTTTTCCTTAGAATGCAAGGCAAAAGCTTGAAAAATTTACGAAGTTGAAGATAAAATTCTGGAGTTCTttttaattttaatcaaattttatgtcaaaaaaaaaaaaagcttgcaaAACATAAAAGAACTTTTTTTTGCAGTCAAGTCCCTTATGTCTCTACCTCTTTTTTTCCCCTTCTAGTAGAAACAGTTGCTTTTTGCTTTGCATGATATATTTCAACCATCAAGCCATCAGTTAAGACTTTTGTAACTTTCCCTGCCAATGCTGGTCTGATTTTGCTAAACTTTTCaatgtgataaaatatttttttcttcctcaCACTCAAAATGAATGGTTATAGAGATTGTACAGAAGGATGTGATGTGATGGAAAATGTTTTAAACTGTCAATCAAATGGGAAGGGGATAGGGATTCATCAAGGGGATCTGAATTGATAATTATGAAGCAATGAACCTTGATGCAAACATAACTCATTATGGTAGAATGTGAGAAGTTTGATGCACCTGTCCAAAGAGAAGGGCTATTAGCAATGTTAGCAGCAGAGAATGAGAATGGGTGTGGATTTTGAAGGTTAGAGGGTGCACAAGTGATCAGGGCATTGTATGCAGTTTACAGGGAAAGAAATGGTACAAAGTTTATTGGGGTTAATATGTGTCTCTTCTGTTATTTAACGTCAAGGTTTAAAATCCTAGAGGCGGGGCTATCTGAATATTTCATGGAATGGGATGTGTCTTTGTCTTGCTCCGTTCTAACACTTGGGATGGAGATGTCCTAGGATGCACCGATTGGGCTAGGATGATGGTAGGATGGTCTCATCTCAAAAATTGGGAGGGCATCTCGCAAAATGACCCTTGGAATTTGAAATCATGTTTagcattattttaattttatctgtGATGTAGTTTGTTAATTTTGCCAGTGATTTTTTGGTTCTTTTGCACAGATAAAGGTAGCTATTACACAATTCCTGTGTTTAAACATTCATACTTGGTCCATTAAAACTTTGGACAAAGAGggcaattattttcaaaatatagagACTGCAGGGATATTATCAGTCATCTACTTTAATGTCATTTATTCCTTGTTGCATTTTTGTGCTTTGACTTGAAAGCTGAATACTACAAGGCATGTGCTAGGATCTAACATGTTTTCATGAGTTTTGTAAATTTTGAGAGATGTGAAAGTCAACTCATCTTAATCCATGTAGATCCTTATAAGGAATTGTCGGATGCTAGACTCCTGTGTAGGTtctaaggttttaaatcccgtggaaTGGGGATTGTCTCAGTTTTTCGATNNNNNNNNNNNNNNNNNNNNNNNNNNNNNNNNNNNNNNNNNNNNNNNNNNNNNNNNNNNNNNNNNNNNNNNNNNNNNNNNNNNNNNNNNNNNNNNNNNNNgacgaggttctccttctgttcttgacgcagtcgtctcagctcaggttaggacagattctccttctgttcccaacggggctgtgggggcacatagaggtcgttgcgagggcctctccccccatccggtctaaaaaacgggtcttcgactttgctaatgtcaggatgagattttcttcctattcctaacatgactgtgggggcacatagggcgttgtagggcctctcccccatccggtctaaaagaacgggcctttgactttgctatgttagggcgaggttctcctcctgtccctaacatggctgtgggggtgcataaggcattgtagggcctctccccccatccggtctaaaagaatcggcctttgactttgttatgttagggcgaggttctcctcctatccctaacatggctgtgggggcgcataagggcgttgtagggcctctcccccatccggtctaaaagaatcggactttGACTTtgctatgttagggcgaggttctcctcctgtccctaacatggctgtggggtgcataagggcgttgtagggcctctcccccatctggtctaaaagaaccgggcctttgactttgcctatgttaggacgaggttctcctctttccctaacatggccatgggggcacttaagggccgttatatgggcctctcccccgatccgatcttaaaataatcgactttcattttgctcatgttaggacgagattctcctcctgttcctaacatgaccatgggggcacttaagggccgttatatggcctctcctccgattcgatcttaaaataatcgactttcattttgctcatgttaggacgaggttctcctcctgttcctaacatgaccttgttttattgtttgaaggggttatccccgtCGTAAcaatccatgccaaaaggaaaagacatgcaaagtcgaaagaaattttgattcaaagcaaagtcgttagtagtacatttacaggtttctcgagtcccatgatcgtggaaggtctgctcctccttgaggtcctccggtgatggagtcgatggtcccgattggaggccgatctccggactgctcttccctccttggcggttcaggttgcggcagggcccttggccgatcctctctgcctttaggccggcatcgaatgaatctgtcgaccgacctcgtctgatgagctcctcgatctcgtcccggagctgaatgcactcctctgtatcatggccgtggtcacgatggtagaggcagaacttgttaggattgcgcttcccagggtgtgtgcgcatcctttccggccttggcagctgctccctgatctccatcagcacttgggttttcgaggcattgaggggggcatagttgcgaaatcttcccgatggagaaccccgccgaactccgcggttcgaacttctctgcctacgcacccggagaggagtatgg
Coding sequences within it:
- the LOC105047578 gene encoding long chain acyl-CoA synthetase 4 isoform X1, which produces MRYLIEVEKGREAADGRPSVGSTYRSVFAKDGFPPPVPGLDCCWDVFRMSVERFPDNPMLGRREIVDGKPGKYVWMTYKEVYDIVTKVGASIRSLGVEQGGRCGIYGSNCPEWVISMEACNAHGIYCVPLYDTLGAGAVEFILCHAEVRIAFAEEKKIGEVLKTLPRSSKFLKTIVSFGKVTPEQRDEVEKSGLAIYSWDEFLLLGSNQKYDIPTKKKTDICTIMYTSGTTGDPKGVMISNDSIVTLIAGVDRLLYSVNEQLHERDVYLSYLPLAHIFDRVIEELFIFHGASIGFWRGDAKLLVEDIGVLKPTIFCAVPRVLDRIYSGLQAKISAGGFLKSMLFNLAYKYKFYNMTKGSKHEEAAAIFDKIVFNKVKDGLGGRVRLILSGAAPLAIHVEEFLRVVTCAHVLQGYGI
- the LOC105047578 gene encoding long chain acyl-CoA synthetase 4 isoform X2, coding for MRYLIEVEKGREAADGRPSVGSTYRSVFAKDGFPPPVPGLDCCWDVFRMSVERFPDNPMLGRREIVDGKPGKYVWMTYKEVYDIVTKVGASIRSLGVEQGGRCGIYGSNCPEWVISMEACNAHGIYCVPLYDTLGAGAVEFILCHAEVRIAFAEEKKIGEVLKTLPRSSKFLKTIVSFGKVTPEQRDEVEKSGLAIYSWDEFLLLGSNQKYDIPTKKKTDICTIMYTSGTTGDPKGVMISNDSIVTLIAGVDRLLYSVNEQLHERDVYLSYLPLAHIFDRVIEELFIFHGASIGFWRGDAKLLVEDIGVLKPTIFCAVPRVLDRIYSGLQAKISAGGFLKSMLFNLAYK
- the LOC105047578 gene encoding long chain acyl-CoA synthetase 4 isoform X3, producing the protein MRYLIEVEKGREAADGRPSVGSTYRSVFAKDGFPPPVPGLDCCWDVFRMSVERFPDNPMLGRREIVDGKPGKYVWMTYKEVYDIVTKVGASIRSLGVEQGGRCGIYGSNCPEWVISMEACNAHGIYCVPLYDTLGAGAVEFILCHAEVRIAFAEEKKIGEVLKTLPRSSKFLKTIVSFGKVTPEQRDEVEKSGLAIYSWDEFLLLGSNQKYDIPTKKKTDICTIMYTSGTTGDPKGVMISNDSIVTLIAGVDRLLYSVNEQLHERDVYLSYLPLAHIFDRVIEELFIFHGASIGFWRGDAKLLVEDIGVLKPTIFCAVPRVLDRIYSGLQAKISAGGFLKSMLFNLAYK